From a single Streptomyces misionensis genomic region:
- the crtI gene encoding phytoene desaturase family protein: MTRTVTGPTDHVVVVGAGLAGLSAALHLLGAGRRVTVVERDPRPGGRAGRLELGGYLIDTGPTVLTMPEIADEAFAAVGTALRDRVDLIPLRPAYRARFADGGSLDVHTDAEAMEAEIERFAGGADAAGYRRLRHWLGLLYRTERGRFLDADFDSPLQLLTPDLLRLAALGGFGRWEARIARHLRDERLRRVFSFQALYAGVPPERALAAYAVIAFMDTVAGVYFPRGGMYALPRAMAGTAAEAGAAFRYGERVTGLERRGERITAVVTEHTRIPCDAVVLTPDLPAAYRLLGRAPRRPARLTHAPSAVVLHAGCDRTWPELAHHTLSFGHAWRRTFHELTRTGELMSDPSLLITRPTATDPSLAPPGRHLHYVLAPCPNTDIGPGPADWAALAPRYRDGLLRELDRRGLTGIASAIETERLVTPADWSVLGHAAGTPFSAAHTFAQTGPFRPRNLVRGTANAVLAGCGTTPGVGVPPVLLSGKLAAARITGLPRPRPGARRRGTPAAQGARR; this comes from the coding sequence GTGACCAGGACGGTGACGGGACCCACCGACCACGTCGTGGTCGTCGGCGCCGGGCTGGCCGGCCTGTCCGCCGCCCTGCATCTGCTCGGCGCCGGCCGCCGGGTCACCGTGGTCGAACGCGACCCCCGGCCCGGCGGACGGGCCGGCCGCCTGGAACTCGGCGGCTATCTGATCGACACCGGGCCCACCGTGCTGACCATGCCGGAGATCGCCGACGAGGCGTTCGCCGCGGTCGGGACCGCGCTGCGCGACCGCGTCGACCTGATCCCGCTGCGGCCCGCCTACCGGGCGCGCTTCGCCGACGGCGGCTCCCTCGACGTGCACACCGACGCCGAGGCGATGGAGGCCGAGATCGAACGGTTCGCCGGGGGCGCCGACGCCGCCGGTTACCGCCGGCTGCGGCACTGGCTGGGCCTGCTGTACCGGACCGAGCGGGGCCGCTTCCTCGACGCCGACTTCGACTCGCCGCTCCAGCTGCTCACCCCCGACCTGCTGCGGCTCGCCGCGCTCGGCGGCTTCGGCCGCTGGGAGGCGCGCATCGCCCGCCACCTGCGCGACGAACGGCTGCGCCGCGTCTTCTCCTTCCAGGCCCTGTACGCCGGTGTGCCGCCCGAGCGGGCCCTGGCCGCCTACGCGGTCATCGCCTTCATGGACACCGTCGCCGGGGTGTACTTCCCCCGCGGCGGCATGTACGCGCTGCCCCGCGCCATGGCCGGCACCGCGGCGGAGGCGGGCGCGGCGTTCCGCTACGGCGAGCGGGTGACCGGCCTCGAACGCCGCGGCGAGCGGATCACCGCCGTCGTGACCGAGCACACGCGCATCCCCTGCGACGCCGTCGTCCTCACCCCCGACCTGCCGGCCGCCTACCGCCTGCTGGGCCGTGCCCCGCGCCGCCCGGCCCGGCTCACCCACGCCCCGTCGGCCGTCGTGCTGCACGCCGGCTGCGACCGCACCTGGCCCGAACTGGCCCACCACACCCTGTCGTTCGGGCACGCCTGGCGGCGCACCTTCCACGAACTGACCCGTACCGGCGAGCTGATGAGCGACCCGTCCCTGCTGATCACCCGGCCCACCGCGACCGACCCGTCGCTGGCCCCGCCGGGCCGCCACCTGCACTACGTCCTCGCCCCCTGCCCCAACACCGACATCGGCCCCGGACCCGCCGACTGGGCCGCCCTCGCCCCCCGCTACCGCGACGGCCTGCTGCGCGAACTGGACCGCCGGGGCCTGACGGGCATCGCGTCAGCGATCGAGACCGAACGCCTCGTCACCCCCGCGGACTGGAGCGTGCTGGGACACGCGGCGGGCACCCCCTTCTCCGCCGCGCACACCTTCGCGCAGACCGGCCCGTTCCGGCCGCGCAACCTGGTGCGCGGCACCGCCAACGCCGTCCTCGCGGGCTGCGGCACCACCCCCGGCGTGGGCGTACCGCCCGTCCTGCTGTCCGGGAAACTGGCCGCCGCCCGCATCACCGGCCTGCCCCGCCCGCGCCCCGGCGCCCGCAGGCGCGGCACACCGGCGGCCCAGGGAGCGCGACGATGA
- a CDS encoding phytoene/squalene synthase family protein: protein MTARELDAAGITDPRLRAAYHRCRKLNARHGRTYFLATRLLPPARRPAVHALYGFARWADDIVDVPDGTPAGHDGTGTARRAAALDRLADDLARGLAGGDGADPVIVALADTSRRYAIDHRHFADFLTAMRSDLTVTEYAHYDELRAYMHGSAAVIGLQMLPVLGTVVPRAQAAPYAAELGVAFQLTNFLRDVGEDLDRGRIYLPQDLLAAHRVDRALLRYCRDSGRTDPRVTAAVREFAALTRAAYRRAAPGLPMLDPVARPCIRTAFVLYGGILDAVAADGWAVLHRRAAVPRRRRALVAADGLLRVTAARLADRRAAVRVPAGHFPPFPRPEEVR from the coding sequence ATGACCGCACGGGAACTGGACGCCGCCGGCATCACCGATCCCCGGCTGCGCGCCGCCTACCACCGCTGCCGGAAACTGAACGCCCGGCACGGCCGCACCTACTTCCTCGCCACCCGGCTCCTGCCGCCCGCCCGGCGCCCCGCCGTGCACGCCCTGTACGGTTTCGCCCGCTGGGCCGACGACATCGTCGACGTACCCGACGGCACCCCCGCCGGCCACGACGGCACCGGCACGGCGCGCCGGGCCGCCGCCCTGGACCGGCTGGCCGACGACCTCGCCCGGGGACTGGCCGGCGGGGACGGCGCCGACCCGGTGATCGTCGCCCTCGCGGACACCAGCCGCCGCTACGCCATCGACCACCGTCACTTCGCCGACTTCCTCACCGCCATGCGCAGCGATCTGACGGTCACCGAATACGCCCACTACGACGAACTGCGCGCCTACATGCACGGCTCGGCCGCCGTGATCGGGCTCCAGATGCTGCCCGTCCTCGGCACCGTGGTGCCCCGTGCGCAGGCCGCGCCCTACGCCGCCGAACTGGGGGTCGCCTTCCAGCTCACCAACTTCCTGCGGGACGTGGGGGAGGACCTCGACCGCGGCCGGATCTATCTGCCCCAGGACCTGCTCGCCGCGCACCGGGTCGACCGCGCGCTGCTGCGGTACTGCCGGGACAGCGGCCGCACCGACCCCCGGGTCACCGCCGCGGTACGGGAGTTCGCGGCCCTCACCCGCGCCGCGTACCGGCGAGCCGCCCCCGGACTGCCGATGCTCGATCCCGTCGCCCGCCCCTGCATCCGCACCGCGTTCGTGCTGTACGGCGGCATCCTGGACGCCGTCGCCGCCGACGGCTGGGCGGTGCTGCACCGCCGTGCCGCCGTGCCCCGCAGGCGCCGCGCGCTCGTCGCCGCCGACGGGCTGCTGCGGGTGACCGCCGCCCGGCTCGCCGACCGGCGCGCGGCGGTCCGTGTCCCCGCCGGGCACTTCCCCCCGTTCCCCCGGCCCGAGGAGGTCCGGTGA
- a CDS encoding DUF5914 domain-containing protein, translating into MTPRSRPRRGRLPVRLRRTPVAWERQRPTWRDARPALIADALKRAQARPTGNWYVVGATRELRPDRPLARTVAGREVVLWRDATGRLVAGPGVCPHLGAPLRDSPVRCGTLVCHWHGLALDGGPFTGWEPWPAHDDGVLLWVRLDDAGGEEPTGSPPVPERPGADRALTAVYTAAGRCEPEDVVANRLDPWHGAWFHPYSFVDLTVVGVPGADDAFTVDVSFRLAGRLVVPVRAVFTAPGPRTVVMRITDGEGEGSVVETHATPLGTDALGRPRTAVVEAVVATSERRGFAAARRAAALVAPAVRRTAGRLWRDDLAYAERRWSLRSTGRFPG; encoded by the coding sequence GTGACGCCTCGTTCCCGGCCCCGGCGCGGACGCCTGCCGGTGCGGCTGCGCCGGACGCCCGTCGCCTGGGAGCGGCAGCGTCCGACCTGGCGCGACGCCCGGCCCGCACTGATCGCCGACGCGCTGAAACGGGCCCAGGCCCGCCCCACCGGCAACTGGTACGTCGTCGGAGCCACCCGCGAGCTGCGCCCGGACCGGCCGCTGGCCCGCACCGTCGCCGGCCGGGAGGTGGTGCTGTGGCGGGACGCGACGGGCCGCCTCGTCGCCGGGCCAGGGGTCTGCCCCCATCTGGGCGCGCCGCTGCGGGACAGCCCGGTGCGCTGCGGCACCCTGGTGTGCCACTGGCACGGACTCGCCCTCGACGGGGGGCCGTTCACCGGCTGGGAGCCCTGGCCGGCCCACGACGACGGCGTGCTGCTGTGGGTACGGCTCGACGACGCCGGTGGCGAGGAACCCACCGGCAGCCCGCCGGTGCCCGAGCGCCCCGGCGCGGACCGCGCGCTGACGGCCGTGTACACCGCGGCCGGCCGCTGCGAGCCGGAGGACGTGGTCGCCAACCGCCTCGACCCGTGGCACGGGGCCTGGTTCCACCCGTACTCCTTCGTGGACCTCACCGTGGTCGGCGTCCCCGGCGCGGACGACGCGTTCACGGTCGACGTGTCCTTCAGGCTCGCCGGACGGCTCGTCGTGCCGGTGCGCGCGGTGTTCACGGCGCCCGGCCCGCGCACCGTCGTCATGCGGATCACCGACGGCGAGGGCGAGGGCTCCGTCGTGGAGACCCACGCGACGCCGCTGGGCACCGACGCCCTGGGCAGGCCGCGCACCGCGGTCGTGGAGGCGGTCGTGGCCACCTCCGAACGGCGCGGGTTCGCGGCGGCACGCCGGGCCGCGGCGCTCGTCGCCCCGGCGGTCCGCCGTACCGCGGGCCGGCTGTGGCGCGACGACCTGGCGTACGCCGAGCGGCGCTGGAGCCTGCGCTCCACGGGACGCTTCCCGGGCTGA
- a CDS encoding DUF1206 domain-containing protein, with the protein MAVAARSGFVARGLIYVLVGVLALRIALADDHRQADRGGALEELAGRPFGAAMLWVVGAALAGMGLWRLSEEVFGGPGPRGAKPSKRIAAAARCVFYGFVSFSVLSYAVGHRGSGSGSSDRGTRDVTAMVLGRPGGQWLVGLAGAAVVVAGLWMSVRAVRKKFRKDLRTDAMSRGAERFTDFFGVVGGAARGVVFAVAGVFAVVAAVRHRPGEAKGMDDTLRAFRDLPAGPWLLALVALGLTAFGVFSWCGARWRRL; encoded by the coding sequence ATGGCCGTGGCGGCTCGGTCCGGCTTCGTCGCCCGCGGGCTCATCTACGTTCTCGTCGGCGTCCTCGCGCTGCGGATCGCGCTGGCCGACGACCACCGGCAGGCCGACCGGGGCGGGGCGCTGGAGGAGCTGGCCGGGCGGCCGTTCGGGGCGGCGATGCTCTGGGTCGTCGGGGCGGCGCTCGCCGGCATGGGGCTGTGGCGGCTGTCGGAGGAGGTGTTCGGCGGGCCCGGACCGCGCGGTGCCAAGCCGTCGAAGCGGATCGCGGCGGCGGCCCGGTGTGTCTTCTACGGCTTCGTGTCCTTCTCCGTGCTGTCCTACGCGGTCGGTCACCGGGGCAGCGGCAGCGGCTCCTCCGACCGGGGCACCCGGGACGTCACCGCCATGGTCCTGGGCCGGCCGGGCGGCCAGTGGCTCGTCGGCCTCGCCGGTGCCGCCGTGGTGGTGGCCGGTCTGTGGATGTCGGTCCGGGCGGTGCGCAAGAAGTTCCGCAAGGACCTGCGGACCGACGCCATGTCGCGCGGGGCCGAGCGGTTCACGGACTTCTTCGGCGTGGTCGGCGGCGCGGCGCGCGGTGTCGTCTTCGCGGTGGCGGGGGTGTTCGCCGTCGTCGCCGCCGTCCGGCACCGGCCCGGCGAGGCGAAGGGCATGGACGACACGCTGCGCGCCTTCCGCGACCTGCCGGCCGGCCCCTGGCTGCTCGCCCTCGTCGCGCTCGGCCTCACCGCGTTCGGTGTCTTCTCGTGGTGCGGCGCACGCTGGCGCCGGCTGTGA
- a CDS encoding helix-turn-helix domain-containing protein: MQGGTPSAEDFGQRLRRLRARAGLSQEALAHASGVSVRALADMERGRTRGPQRRTVRILAEALGLAEEEAAELERAAALGRPRSRTAGAPAAPATLALPRDIQDFTARGPALARLLDLARDTGPHRPRVTVVAGQPGLGKTAFAVHAAHLLAPHFPDGRFALDLHGMDPEPTTPRDALARLLRAAGVADAAIPAGTEDRAGLWRSVAGERRLLLVLDNAVDEAQVGPLLPGTGPSLTIVTSRHSLAGLESVHRTDLALLRREEAVELLTRIIGPERVQAEAQAARDLADLCGHLPLAVRIAGQRLLSRPHERLGKLVARLAAEGRRLDGLQAGSLRVRAAFALSYRQLGPDARVFLRRAALAAGADLSPETGALLAGLSYDEAVGCAEELTDAGLLQSDAVGERYRFHDLLRLYAAEQVAAEDGPEVRAAALDRTARWMLRRATAAALYFDIEHDPAAPHDDPDPDSAPTGRDEARAWLEAERAQWLAALRRAHATGHHRQVLDTAEAMHWFSDLNQHWEQWVEVFRLSAGSARALGSRREEAAHLNYLAWAYNLCVADPRAALRSADAALAAARDCGDRLQEGWALGYGAGAFHRLGRAQEALARLGEAARCLASQDSPQSRLAELTILNSLGTLLREAGRAAEALDIHRRSERICAAGIPGRTDGVIALYHAVARQQIGNDLAALERWHEAEPSLRQALAAFEAAQMPAWSEPARLDLGRVLGATGHPEARQTLLAARDALTALKNPRQAEAAAALAALDEAATAG, from the coding sequence GTGCAGGGCGGCACGCCTTCCGCGGAGGACTTCGGGCAGCGGCTGCGCCGGCTGCGGGCCCGCGCCGGGCTGAGCCAGGAGGCGCTCGCGCACGCGTCCGGGGTGAGCGTCAGGGCGCTGGCCGACATGGAGCGCGGGCGCACCCGGGGGCCCCAGCGCCGTACGGTCCGGATCCTGGCCGAGGCACTGGGGCTGGCCGAGGAGGAGGCGGCGGAGCTGGAGCGGGCCGCCGCGCTGGGCCGCCCGCGATCCCGGACGGCCGGCGCCCCGGCCGCCCCCGCCACGCTGGCCCTGCCGCGCGACATCCAGGACTTCACCGCCCGCGGCCCGGCCCTCGCCCGGCTGCTGGACCTGGCCCGGGACACCGGTCCGCACCGGCCGCGTGTCACCGTGGTCGCCGGACAGCCCGGCCTCGGCAAGACCGCGTTCGCGGTGCACGCCGCGCACCTGCTCGCCCCGCACTTCCCGGACGGGCGGTTCGCCCTGGACCTGCACGGCATGGATCCCGAGCCGACCACCCCCCGGGACGCGCTGGCCCGGCTGCTGCGCGCGGCGGGGGTCGCCGACGCGGCGATACCGGCCGGCACCGAGGACCGTGCGGGCCTGTGGCGGTCCGTGGCCGGCGAGCGGCGGCTGCTCCTGGTGCTGGACAACGCCGTCGACGAAGCCCAGGTCGGCCCGCTGCTGCCGGGCACCGGCCCGTCGCTGACCATCGTCACCAGCCGGCATTCCCTGGCGGGTCTGGAATCCGTCCACCGCACCGATCTGGCCCTGCTGCGGCGCGAGGAGGCGGTCGAACTCCTCACCCGGATCATCGGCCCGGAGCGCGTGCAGGCGGAGGCGCAGGCCGCGCGCGACCTCGCCGACCTGTGCGGACACCTGCCGCTGGCCGTGCGGATCGCCGGACAGCGGCTGCTGAGCCGCCCGCACGAACGCCTGGGCAAGCTCGTCGCCCGCCTCGCCGCCGAGGGCCGGCGGCTGGACGGTCTCCAGGCCGGAAGCCTGCGGGTGCGGGCCGCCTTCGCGCTGTCGTACCGCCAACTGGGCCCGGACGCCCGGGTGTTCCTGCGCCGGGCGGCGCTGGCCGCGGGCGCGGACCTCAGCCCGGAGACCGGCGCGCTCCTGGCCGGCCTGTCCTACGACGAGGCGGTGGGCTGCGCCGAGGAACTGACCGACGCCGGGCTGCTCCAGAGCGACGCCGTCGGCGAGCGGTACCGCTTCCACGACCTGCTCAGGCTCTACGCGGCCGAGCAGGTCGCGGCCGAGGACGGCCCCGAGGTCCGCGCCGCCGCGCTCGACCGGACCGCGCGCTGGATGCTGCGCCGGGCCACCGCCGCCGCGCTGTACTTCGACATCGAGCACGACCCGGCCGCCCCGCACGACGACCCGGACCCGGACAGCGCGCCCACCGGCCGGGACGAGGCGCGGGCCTGGCTGGAGGCCGAACGGGCCCAGTGGCTCGCCGCGCTGCGCCGGGCCCACGCCACCGGCCACCACCGGCAGGTGCTGGACACGGCGGAGGCGATGCACTGGTTCTCCGACCTCAACCAGCACTGGGAGCAGTGGGTGGAGGTGTTCCGGCTGTCCGCCGGCTCCGCCCGGGCGCTGGGCAGCAGGCGGGAGGAGGCGGCCCACCTCAACTACCTCGCCTGGGCCTACAACCTGTGCGTCGCCGATCCCCGCGCCGCGCTGCGGAGCGCCGACGCCGCGCTCGCCGCGGCCCGCGACTGCGGGGACCGGCTCCAGGAGGGCTGGGCGCTCGGCTACGGCGCGGGCGCCTTCCACCGGCTGGGCAGGGCGCAGGAGGCCCTGGCGCGGCTGGGCGAGGCGGCCCGCTGCCTGGCCTCGCAGGACTCCCCGCAGTCCCGGCTGGCCGAGCTGACGATCCTCAACTCCCTCGGCACGCTGCTGCGCGAGGCGGGCCGGGCGGCGGAGGCCCTGGACATCCACCGCCGCAGCGAGCGGATCTGCGCCGCGGGGATCCCGGGCCGGACGGACGGGGTGATCGCCCTGTACCACGCGGTGGCCCGGCAGCAGATCGGCAACGACCTGGCGGCCCTGGAACGCTGGCACGAGGCCGAGCCGTCGCTCCGTCAGGCCCTCGCGGCGTTCGAGGCCGCGCAGATGCCGGCCTGGTCCGAACCGGCCCGGCTCGACCTGGGCCGGGTGCTGGGCGCGACGGGGCACCCGGAGGCCCGGCAGACGCTGCTGGCCGCCCGCGACGCCCTGACCGCGCTGAAGAACCCCCGCCAGGCCGAGGCCGCCGCCGCCCTCGCCGCGCTCGACGAGGCCGCCACCGCCGGCTGA
- a CDS encoding DUF4232 domain-containing protein has protein sequence MNMSRHRSVLLAVAGAALVLPLTACQGDGDAASAPAASASATAQGSDGNVTGTPGPAGTTDPAGSAGSNGSAGSNASNASNASKGSTGSPGTGGSTGRQSSAGSPVCGARDVKVTAALQGGAPYTHIVLTARNTSGHSCRLAGFPHVQFLESHKQDAPAVAKSKPAAPVVLAAGEPAYALVKLSDGGREEDVEPVSAFSVTLEGDPTVIAVDAPGGEGIAVDGAKALTGYWTSELRNGADDF, from the coding sequence ATGAACATGTCCCGTCACCGCTCCGTCCTGCTCGCCGTCGCGGGCGCGGCCCTCGTCCTGCCCCTCACCGCCTGCCAGGGCGACGGGGACGCCGCGTCGGCGCCCGCGGCCTCCGCCTCGGCGACCGCGCAGGGCTCGGACGGCAACGTCACCGGCACGCCCGGCCCGGCGGGTACGACCGACCCGGCGGGCTCGGCCGGATCGAACGGCTCCGCGGGCTCGAACGCCTCGAACGCCTCGAACGCCTCGAAGGGCTCCACCGGTTCCCCGGGCACGGGCGGTTCGACCGGCCGGCAGTCCTCCGCCGGCAGCCCGGTCTGCGGCGCGCGGGACGTCAAGGTCACCGCCGCCCTCCAGGGTGGGGCGCCCTACACCCACATCGTCCTCACGGCGAGGAACACCTCCGGCCACTCCTGCCGGCTGGCGGGTTTCCCGCACGTCCAGTTCCTGGAGAGCCACAAGCAGGACGCTCCGGCGGTGGCCAAAAGCAAGCCGGCCGCGCCGGTCGTGCTCGCCGCCGGGGAACCGGCCTACGCCCTGGTCAAGCTGTCGGACGGCGGGCGCGAGGAGGACGTCGAGCCGGTGTCGGCGTTCTCGGTGACGCTGGAGGGCGACCCGACGGTCATCGCCGTCGACGCGCCCGGCGGCGAGGGCATCGCCGTCGACGGCGCGAAGGCCCTCACCGGCTACTGGACCAGCGAACTCCGCAACGGCGCGGACGACTTCTGA